CCATGCCACGCCGGGCGAAGTCAGGCTGGTCCTGAACGACCTCAGCCACCCGCGGGCAACACGGTTCGGTACGTCGCTGGAGAAGATAAATCTGTCGCTGCGCAGTGGGGAAATCATTGGCATTGCCGGGATTTCCGGCAACGGCCAGCAGGAGCTGGCCGCGCTTGTTTCCGGCGAGACCCGCGCCGGGGATGCCGCGATGATTGAAATCATGGGACGTCCGGTGGGCCACCTCGGACCGCTTCAACGCCGCAAGCTGGGCTTTGCGTTCGTTCCGGAAGAAAGACTGGGTCGCGGTTCGGTTCCTGAAATGACGCTCTCCGACAACAGCCTGCTGACGGCCCATTCCCGCGGAATGCTGCGTGGCGGCTTCATTCGCCGCCAGATGGAGCGAGCCTTCACGCGCGACTGCATAAAGGCCTTTGACGTGCGCACGCCCGGCATCGACGCCGAAGCCGGAGCGCTCTCGGGCGGCAATCTGCAGAAATTTATCCTGGGGCGTGAGATCATGCTGGCGCCCGGCGTGATGCTGGTCGCACAGCCGACCTGGGGTGTTGATGTCGGGGCGGCGACGGCCATCCGTCTGAAGCTGCTTGAGATGAGGGATCAGGGTGCCGCGATCCTTGTTATTTCCGAGGAGCTGGAGGAGCTTTTCGAGATCTGTGACACGCTGCATGTGCTTCGTGCCGGTCATCTCTCACCGCCCTTGCCGGCGGCGGAGACCTCAGCCAGGGATGTTGGCGCATACATGATTGGAGCGGCGGCATGAAAGTGCGTCTGGTCCGCCGAGACAGCGCGTCGCGCATGGCCATGCTGGCCGCGCCTGTACTTGCGCTGGTATTGACGTGTCTGACAAGCCTTATCCTCTTCGCCGCTTTGGGTAAGCCGGCCGGTGTTGCCCTTCACGCCTTGCTGCTGAAGCCCTTTTTGAGCTGGTACAGCTTTTCCGAGGTGTTGCTGAAAACGGCGCCTTTGCTCCTGATCGCCCAGGGTTTGGCCATCGGGTTCCGGGCAAATGTCTTCAATATCGGCGCCGAGGGGCAGTTTGTGATCGGCGCCATTTGTGCGTCGGCCTTTCCTGTCTATTTCCCCAATGGCGATTTGCCCATGATGCTTCCCGCCATGATCATATGCGGGGCTTTGGGCGGTATGGCCTATGCTCTGATCGCGGCGGCACTGCGCACCCGTTTCGGGGCATCGGAGATCCTGGTGACGCTGATGCTCACCCTCATTGCGATACAGATTCTCAACTATCTTCTCCTCGGCCCCTGGAAGGACCCGCGCGGGTTCAATTTTCCACAGACGGTGATGTTCCCCTTCAATGCGCTGTTGCCAATTCTCATAGAGGGCACGCGAACGAATATCTCACTGATCTTCGCACTCGTCGCGAGCGTGTTTACCTATCTGATGATGCAACATCATTTCGGCGGATATCAGCTGCGTACCGCCGGCCTCGCGCCCAAGGCGGCCCTTTATGCGGGTTTCAGCGCTCCGCGTCTGATCTGGATCAGCCTTGCTTTTGGCGGGCTGGCGGCCGGCATCGCGGGTGCCAGCGAAGTCGCCGGCCCACTCGGCCAGTTGCAGCGCTCGGTTGCCACCGGTTACGGCTTTGCGGCGATTATCGTGGCCTATCTGGGCGGGTTGAACCCGATCGGCATCGTGATCTCCAGCTTCATCATATCGGCGCTCTATATCGGCGGTGACAGCGCTACTGTTTCCGCCGGTCTGCCGGTAGCAGCGGTGGAGGTCTTCCAGGGCATGCTCCTGGGTTTTTATCTGCTCACCTTCACGCTGATCCGTTACCGGATAGAGTTTGACCGGAGGATTGCGGCATGAGCGGGCTTGAATTCCTTCTGGCCGGAACACTGGCCGCCGCACTGCCGATGCTTCTTGCAGCGTTGGGCGAAATGGTTGTTGAAAAAACCGGCCTTTTGAACCTCGGTCTTGAGGGGATGATGGCGTTGGGGGCCGCGATCGCCTTCATCTGTGTTTATCACAGCGGTTCACATGGTCTGGGATTTCTGGCGGCCGCATTCGCGGGTGCTTTGCTATCCATGCTGTTTGCTATTCTGGTTATCGGTGTGCGCGCCAATGCCGTCGCGACGGGACTGGCGGTCGGGGTTCTGGGGCTGGGCCTGTCGGCGCTGTTCGGCAAGTCCTACGAAAGCCTGACGGTTGATGGACTTCCGGAAATCGGTCTGCCGGTTCTCTCCCAGATCCCGCTCGTCGGTCCCACCCTTTTTACCCAGGACATCGTGGTCTGGCTGACGATCCTCGGCACGGTTGGTCTTTGGTATGTGCTCAACCGCACGAAACTGGGCCTGATCATCTCTGCCGTTGGGGAAAACGCTGAAGCCGCGCGGGCTATTGGTTATCAGGTTGGCGCTATTCGTTGCGCGGCCGTCGG
This portion of the Hoeflea prorocentri genome encodes:
- a CDS encoding ABC transporter permease, with product MKVRLVRRDSASRMAMLAAPVLALVLTCLTSLILFAALGKPAGVALHALLLKPFLSWYSFSEVLLKTAPLLLIAQGLAIGFRANVFNIGAEGQFVIGAICASAFPVYFPNGDLPMMLPAMIICGALGGMAYALIAAALRTRFGASEILVTLMLTLIAIQILNYLLLGPWKDPRGFNFPQTVMFPFNALLPILIEGTRTNISLIFALVASVFTYLMMQHHFGGYQLRTAGLAPKAALYAGFSAPRLIWISLAFGGLAAGIAGASEVAGPLGQLQRSVATGYGFAAIIVAYLGGLNPIGIVISSFIISALYIGGDSATVSAGLPVAAVEVFQGMLLGFYLLTFTLIRYRIEFDRRIAA
- a CDS encoding ABC transporter ATP-binding protein, with protein sequence MSKPALLTLTGVSKRYGKIQANRNIDLSVKLGSIHAVLGENGAGKSTLMKLIYGIEQPDEGTIAWEGKPISLSRPSEAQALGIGMVFQHFSLFETLSVVQNVSLMVPGRLNELADRITELGEQFGLSVDPHAMVHTMSVGERQRVEIIRCLLLNPKVLILDEPTSVLPPQSVRMLFDTLRRLQAEGMAVLFISHKLEEIRELCDEATILRHGEVTGRVDPREHDAHSLAKMMIGRDMPHLSPGTHATPGEVRLVLNDLSHPRATRFGTSLEKINLSLRSGEIIGIAGISGNGQQELAALVSGETRAGDAAMIEIMGRPVGHLGPLQRRKLGFAFVPEERLGRGSVPEMTLSDNSLLTAHSRGMLRGGFIRRQMERAFTRDCIKAFDVRTPGIDAEAGALSGGNLQKFILGREIMLAPGVMLVAQPTWGVDVGAATAIRLKLLEMRDQGAAILVISEELEELFEICDTLHVLRAGHLSPPLPAAETSARDVGAYMIGAAA
- a CDS encoding ABC transporter permease; amino-acid sequence: MSGLEFLLAGTLAAALPMLLAALGEMVVEKTGLLNLGLEGMMALGAAIAFICVYHSGSHGLGFLAAAFAGALLSMLFAILVIGVRANAVATGLAVGVLGLGLSALFGKSYESLTVDGLPEIGLPVLSQIPLVGPTLFTQDIVVWLTILGTVGLWYVLNRTKLGLIISAVGENAEAARAIGYQVGAIRCAAVGFGGALCGLAGAYASTVYTPLWADGMIAGRGWIALALVVFGTWKTGRVVFGALLFGLLSLGELTAQAVGVGLPSQLLSSLPYIVTILMLTVISSRGLKSRT